One Setaria viridis chromosome 5, Setaria_viridis_v4.0, whole genome shotgun sequence genomic region harbors:
- the LOC117855673 gene encoding uncharacterized protein: MASAALRAWSSIMVVVVVLAVGARWPSRCRAEFTVVVPDTSAAALVDAPQTGFSDRARTDPAEQRAVQEVMAATGNGWVWGIPDVCRGRWHGIECVPDRHDVYHVVSLAFGALSDDTAFPACDAATATLSPSVLALPHLRSLFFYRCFTGNPQPIAALLGRLGPAFRSLVLRQNGHVGPIPAELGKLRALRVLDLHGNQLTSAIPATLQSLSHLQMLDLSYNRLAGPVPHFKFQRLSVLDLSHNAVQGPVPASLGQCRSLLKIDLSQNRLEGTIPDTLGDLSELMLLDLSHNALSGPIPAALSRLSSLRSLILSDNRMQFTTVPGDFFSGLKALTTLVLSGMGLSGTIPESIGELSELRVLRLDNNQFTGVIPATFRRLERASELRVDGNRLVGPIPFGKEMLWRLGKKLRVGGNEGMCYDTKQEGLEGVVSLAGVADCDSVRSRTTQHLVWINGTVGGRPRSVDRVATSAASGSRYPGAARVGSGFVFLSLHLAWFAAFVL; this comes from the coding sequence ATGGCTTCGGCGGCGCTTCGTGCGTGGTCGTCGATCAtggtcgtggtggtggtgttggccGTCGGCGCCCGGTGGCCGTCGCGCTGCCGCGCCGAGTTCACGGTGGTGGTGCCGGACACGTCGGCCGCGGCGCTGGTGGACGCGCCGCAGACGGGGTTCTCGGACCGGGCGCGCACGGACCCGGCCGAGCAGCGCGCCGTGCAGGAGGTGATGGCGGCCACGGGCAACGGCTGGGTGTGGGGCATCCCGGACGTGTGCCGCGGCCGCTGGCACGGCATCGAGTGCGTGCCCGACCGCCACGACGTCTACCACGTCGTCTCCCTCGCCTTCGGCGCGCTCTCCGACGACACGGCGTTTCCGGCCTGCGACGCGGCGACCGCCACGCTCTCCCCCTCCGTGCTCGCGCTCCCGCACCTCCGGTCGCTCTTCTTCTACCGCTGCTTCACGGGCAACCCGCAGCCCATCGCGGCCTTGCTCGGCCGCCTCGGCCCCGCGTTCCGCTCCCTCGTCCTCCGCCAGAACGGCCACGTCGGCCCGATCCCCGCCGAGCTCGGCAAACTCAGGGCGCTGCGCGTGCTCGACCTCCACGGCAACCAGCTCACCTCCGCCATCCCCGCCACCCTCCAGTCCCTGAGCCACCTCCAGATGCTCGACCTCAGCTACAACCGCCTCGCCGGCCCAGTGCCGCACTTCAAGTTCCAGCGCCTCAGCGTCCTGGACCTCAGCCACAACGCGGTCCAGGGCCCAGTGCCGGCGAGCCTCGGTCAATGCCGGTCTCTGCTGAAGATTGACCTCAGCCAGAACCGCCTGGAAGGCACGATTCCCGACACCCTCGGCGACTTGTCCGAGCTCATGCTGCTGGACCTCAGCCACAACGCGCTGTCCGGGCCGATCCCGGCCGCGCTCAGCCGGCTGTCGTCGCTGCGGTCGCTGATCCTGAGCGACAACCGGATGCAGTTCACGACGGTGCCCGGCGACTTCTTCTCCGGCCTCAAGGCCCTGACCACGCTGGTGCTCTCCGGGATGGGCCTGTCCGGGACGATCCCGGAGTCCATCGGGGAGCTGAGCGAGCTTCGGGTGCTGCGGCTGGACAACAACCAGTTCACCGGCGTGATACCGGCGACCTTCCGGCGGCTGGAGAGGGCCAGCGAGCTACGCGTCGACGGCAACAGGCTGGTGGGGCCGATACCGTTCGGCAAGGAGATGCTGTGGAGGCTGGGCAAGAAGCTGCGCGTCGGCGGCAATGAAGGGATGTGCTATGACACCAAGCAAGAAGGCCTCGAGGGCGTCGTTTCGCTTGCCGGCGTCGCGGACTGTGACAGCGTGAGGAGCCGCACGACGCAGCACTTGGTTTGGATCAATGGTACCGTCGGCGGCCGCCCCCGTTCCGTGGATCGCGTGGCCACATCGGCTGCTTCCGGCAGCCGATACCCCGGTGCTGCTCGTGTTGGGAGTGGCTTCGTGTTCCTGTCTCTGCACCTTGCATGGTTTGCAGCATTTGTGTTGTAG
- the LOC117859210 gene encoding S-type anion channel SLAH2 isoform X2 — translation MEFGSKDVQMAGVNAELASREDALPALLIQVPSQSIAGFDCVAEDATVSLHELDDKVEELQDTGAHKDIVISIPAAPATAVSAAARSYDDAHVPYSISLSMPASPSGFHLSQFRAASANRVEARVAPAAMADGLVVHPVEEQTAEAHLHSPRLLKQTRFHSQPILNMHPSKNADEGARRCDSTRDKRFDSFKTFSGRLERQLSNLRGRPQEPIDGISPESGISEETDQVPAADRYFDALEGPELDTLRATEVPVLPKDEKWPFLLRFPISAFGMCLGVSSQSILWKTLASAPPTAFLHVSPVVNHVLWYVALALMVLISAIYLLKVVFYFEAVRREFYHPIRANFFFAPWVACLFLVLGAPRLVAEMHHGVWYGLMAPIFCLELKIYGQWMSGGQRRLSKVANPSNHLSIVGNFVGALLGAKMGLREGPTFFFAVGLAHYMVLFVTLYQRLPTNVTLPKELHPVFFLFVAPPSVASMAWAKINGQFDAGARIGFFIALFLYMSLAVRINFFRGFRFSLAWWAYTFPMTGASVATITYATEVTNVLTRTLSIGLSGIATVTVAGLLVTTVFHAFVLRDLFPNDVSIAITRKKPKFSKILAHLRSSSSDMKELVFSLSKPAQSDAGDSETDRSVTTKSQAEP, via the exons ATGGAGTTCGGCAGCAAGGACGTGCAGATGGCCGGGGTGAACGCCGAGCTGGCATCGAGGGAGGACGCGCTCCCGGCGCTCCTGATCCAGGTGCCCTCGCAGAGCATCGCCGGCTTCGACTGCGTCGCCGAGGACGCCACCGTCTCCCTGCATGAGCTGGACGacaaggtggaggagctgcaggaCACGGGGGCCCACAAGGACATTGTCATCAGCAtccccgcggcgccggcgacggcagtGAGCGCTGCAGCGAGGTCGTACGACGACGCGCACGTCCCGTACTCCATCTCGCTCAGCATGCCGGCGTCCCCGTCGGGGTTCCACCTGTCGCAGTTCAGGGCGGCGTCGGCCAACCGCGTGGAGGCGCGCGTGGCGCCGGCCGCCATGGCCGACGGGCTCGTCGTGCACCCGGTGGAGGAACAGACGGCGGAGGCGCACCTGCACTCCCCGAGGCTGCTGAAGCAGACGCGGTTCCACTCGCAGCCCATCCTGAACATGCACCCGTCCAAGAACGCCGACGAGGGCGCGCGGCGGTGCGACAGCACCCGCGACAAGCGGTTCGACTCGTTCAAGACCTTCTCCGGCCGCCTCGAGCGGCAGCTATCCAACCTGCGTGGCCGCCCGCAGGAGCCCATCGACGGCATATCCCCGGAGTCGGGGATCTCCGAGGAGACCGACCAGGTCCCCGCCGCTGATCGCTACTTCGACGCCTTGGAAGGCCCCGAGCTCGACACCCTCAGG GCGACGGAGGTGCCGGTGCTCCCCAAAGACGAGAAGTGGCCATTCCTGCTGCGGTTCCCGATAAGCGCGTTCGGTATGTGCTTGGGCGTGAGCAGTCAGTCGATCCTGTGGAAGACGctggcgtcggcgccgccgacggcgttCCTGCACGTGAGCCCCGTGGTGAACCACGTGCTGTGGTACGTGGCGCTGGCGCTGATGGTGCTCATCTCCGCCATCTACCTGCTCAAGGTCGTCTTCTACTTCGAGGCGGTGCGGCGCGAGTTCTACCACCCGATCCGCGCCAACTTCTTCTTCGCGCCGTGGGTCGCGTGCCTGTTCCTGGTGCTGGGTGCGCCGCGGCTGGTGGCGGAGATGCACCACGGCGTCTGGTACGGCCTCATGGCGCCCATCTTCTGCCTGGAGCTCAAGATCTACGGCCAGTGGATGTCCGGCGGGCAGCGCCGGCTGTCCAAGGTCGCCAACCCGTCCAACCACCTCTCGATCGTCGGCAACTTCGTCGGCGCGCTGCTGGGCGCCAAGATGGGCCTCCGCGAGGGCCccaccttcttcttcgccgtcggGCTCGCGCACTACATGGTGCTCTTCGTGACGCTCTACCAGCGGCTCCCCACCAACGTGACGCTCCCCAAGGAGCTCCACCcggtcttcttcctcttcgtcGCCCCGCCAAGCGTGGCGTCCATGGCCTGGGCCAAGATCAACGGCCAGTTCGACGCCGGCGCACGGATCGGCTTCTTCATCGCGCTCTTCCTCTACATGTCACTG GCCGTGCGGATCAACTTCTTCCGGGGCTTCCGGTTCTCGCTGGCGTGGTGGGCGTACACGTTCCCGATGACCGGCGCGTCGGTGGCCACCATCACCTACGCGACGGAGGTGACCAACGTCCTCACCCGGACGCTCTCCATCGGGCTCTCCGGCATCGCCACCGTCACCGTCGCCGGGCTGCTGGTCACCACGGTGTTCCACGCCTTCGTGCTCAGGGACCTCTTCCCCAACGACGTTTCCATCGCCATCACACGGAAGAAGCCCAAGTTCAGCAAGATCCTGGcgcacctccgctcctccagctCCGACATGAAGGAGCTCGTGTTCTCGCTCTCCAAGCCGGCGCAGTCCGACGCCGGCGACTCCGAGACCGACCGGTCCGTCACCACCAAGTCCCAAGCCGAACCATGA
- the LOC117859210 gene encoding S-type anion channel SLAH2 isoform X1, whose amino-acid sequence MFFFHRLFLFRREFRMRFVSSWLGTLVLLINGAVLFVPQVCCWVSSAGTMEFGSKDVQMAGVNAELASREDALPALLIQVPSQSIAGFDCVAEDATVSLHELDDKVEELQDTGAHKDIVISIPAAPATAVSAAARSYDDAHVPYSISLSMPASPSGFHLSQFRAASANRVEARVAPAAMADGLVVHPVEEQTAEAHLHSPRLLKQTRFHSQPILNMHPSKNADEGARRCDSTRDKRFDSFKTFSGRLERQLSNLRGRPQEPIDGISPESGISEETDQVPAADRYFDALEGPELDTLRATEVPVLPKDEKWPFLLRFPISAFGMCLGVSSQSILWKTLASAPPTAFLHVSPVVNHVLWYVALALMVLISAIYLLKVVFYFEAVRREFYHPIRANFFFAPWVACLFLVLGAPRLVAEMHHGVWYGLMAPIFCLELKIYGQWMSGGQRRLSKVANPSNHLSIVGNFVGALLGAKMGLREGPTFFFAVGLAHYMVLFVTLYQRLPTNVTLPKELHPVFFLFVAPPSVASMAWAKINGQFDAGARIGFFIALFLYMSLAVRINFFRGFRFSLAWWAYTFPMTGASVATITYATEVTNVLTRTLSIGLSGIATVTVAGLLVTTVFHAFVLRDLFPNDVSIAITRKKPKFSKILAHLRSSSSDMKELVFSLSKPAQSDAGDSETDRSVTTKSQAEP is encoded by the exons ATGTTCTTCTTCCACCGGTTATTTCTGTTTCGCCGCGAGTTTCGCATGCGCTTTGTCTCGTCGTGGCTGGGCACGTTGGTGTTGCTTATTAATGGAGCTGTACTCTTTGTGCCGCAGGTGTGTTGTTGGGTATCGTCGGCAGGCACGATGGAGTTCGGCAGCAAGGACGTGCAGATGGCCGGGGTGAACGCCGAGCTGGCATCGAGGGAGGACGCGCTCCCGGCGCTCCTGATCCAGGTGCCCTCGCAGAGCATCGCCGGCTTCGACTGCGTCGCCGAGGACGCCACCGTCTCCCTGCATGAGCTGGACGacaaggtggaggagctgcaggaCACGGGGGCCCACAAGGACATTGTCATCAGCAtccccgcggcgccggcgacggcagtGAGCGCTGCAGCGAGGTCGTACGACGACGCGCACGTCCCGTACTCCATCTCGCTCAGCATGCCGGCGTCCCCGTCGGGGTTCCACCTGTCGCAGTTCAGGGCGGCGTCGGCCAACCGCGTGGAGGCGCGCGTGGCGCCGGCCGCCATGGCCGACGGGCTCGTCGTGCACCCGGTGGAGGAACAGACGGCGGAGGCGCACCTGCACTCCCCGAGGCTGCTGAAGCAGACGCGGTTCCACTCGCAGCCCATCCTGAACATGCACCCGTCCAAGAACGCCGACGAGGGCGCGCGGCGGTGCGACAGCACCCGCGACAAGCGGTTCGACTCGTTCAAGACCTTCTCCGGCCGCCTCGAGCGGCAGCTATCCAACCTGCGTGGCCGCCCGCAGGAGCCCATCGACGGCATATCCCCGGAGTCGGGGATCTCCGAGGAGACCGACCAGGTCCCCGCCGCTGATCGCTACTTCGACGCCTTGGAAGGCCCCGAGCTCGACACCCTCAGG GCGACGGAGGTGCCGGTGCTCCCCAAAGACGAGAAGTGGCCATTCCTGCTGCGGTTCCCGATAAGCGCGTTCGGTATGTGCTTGGGCGTGAGCAGTCAGTCGATCCTGTGGAAGACGctggcgtcggcgccgccgacggcgttCCTGCACGTGAGCCCCGTGGTGAACCACGTGCTGTGGTACGTGGCGCTGGCGCTGATGGTGCTCATCTCCGCCATCTACCTGCTCAAGGTCGTCTTCTACTTCGAGGCGGTGCGGCGCGAGTTCTACCACCCGATCCGCGCCAACTTCTTCTTCGCGCCGTGGGTCGCGTGCCTGTTCCTGGTGCTGGGTGCGCCGCGGCTGGTGGCGGAGATGCACCACGGCGTCTGGTACGGCCTCATGGCGCCCATCTTCTGCCTGGAGCTCAAGATCTACGGCCAGTGGATGTCCGGCGGGCAGCGCCGGCTGTCCAAGGTCGCCAACCCGTCCAACCACCTCTCGATCGTCGGCAACTTCGTCGGCGCGCTGCTGGGCGCCAAGATGGGCCTCCGCGAGGGCCccaccttcttcttcgccgtcggGCTCGCGCACTACATGGTGCTCTTCGTGACGCTCTACCAGCGGCTCCCCACCAACGTGACGCTCCCCAAGGAGCTCCACCcggtcttcttcctcttcgtcGCCCCGCCAAGCGTGGCGTCCATGGCCTGGGCCAAGATCAACGGCCAGTTCGACGCCGGCGCACGGATCGGCTTCTTCATCGCGCTCTTCCTCTACATGTCACTG GCCGTGCGGATCAACTTCTTCCGGGGCTTCCGGTTCTCGCTGGCGTGGTGGGCGTACACGTTCCCGATGACCGGCGCGTCGGTGGCCACCATCACCTACGCGACGGAGGTGACCAACGTCCTCACCCGGACGCTCTCCATCGGGCTCTCCGGCATCGCCACCGTCACCGTCGCCGGGCTGCTGGTCACCACGGTGTTCCACGCCTTCGTGCTCAGGGACCTCTTCCCCAACGACGTTTCCATCGCCATCACACGGAAGAAGCCCAAGTTCAGCAAGATCCTGGcgcacctccgctcctccagctCCGACATGAAGGAGCTCGTGTTCTCGCTCTCCAAGCCGGCGCAGTCCGACGCCGGCGACTCCGAGACCGACCGGTCCGTCACCACCAAGTCCCAAGCCGAACCATGA